One genomic segment of Brassica napus cultivar Da-Ae chromosome A3, Da-Ae, whole genome shotgun sequence includes these proteins:
- the LOC106441581 gene encoding auxin efflux carrier component 2-like produces the protein MITGKDMYDVLAAMVPLYVAMMLAYGSVRWWGIFTPDQCSGINRFVAVFAVPLLSFHFISSNDPYAMDYQFLAADSLQKVVILSALFLWQAFSRRGSLEWMITLFSLSTLPNTLVMGIPLLRAMYGDFSGNLMVQIVVLQSIIWYTLMLFLFEFRGAKLLISEQFPETAGSITSFRVDSDVLSLNGREPLETDAEIGDDGKLHVVVRRSSAASSMISSFNKSHGGGLNSSMITPRASNLTGVEIYSVQSSREPTPRASSFNQTDFYAMFNASKAPSPRHGYTNSYGGPGSGPGGDVYSLQSSKGVTPRTSNFDEEALKNAKKGGRGAKSMSGELYNNNTVPSYPPPNPMFKGSTSGASGVKKKESVGGGGGSGGGGEQNKEMNMFVWSSSASPVSEAHARNAITRGASTDSSTDPKAYLPPHENLASKAMHNLIENMTPGRKAHVEMDQEGNNEGKSGVNSSPYNGKKGSDVEDGGPGGPRKQQMPPASVMTRLILIMVWRKLIRNPNTYSSLFGLAWSLISFKWNIKMPTIMSGSISILSDAGLGMAMFSLGLFMALQPKIIACGKSVAVFAMAVRFLTGPAVIAATSIAIGLRGSLLHVAIVQAALPQGIVPFVFAKEYNVHPDILSTAVIFGMLVALPVTVLYYVLLGI, from the exons atgatCACCGGCAAAGACATGTATGACGTACTAGCGGCAATGGTGCCGCTATACGTAGCTATGATGCTTGCCTACGGTTCGGTACGGTGGTGGGGAATATTCACACCGGACCAATGTTCCGGTATAAACCGTTTCGTTGCGGTTTTTGCGGTTCCTCTTCTGTCTTTCCATTTTATTTCCTCCAATGATCCTTATGCCATGGATTACCAATTCCTCGCCGCCGATTCACTTCAGAAAGTCGTCATCCTCTCCGCACTCTTTCTTTGGCAG GCGTTTAGTCGGAGAGGAAGTCTAGAATGGATGATAACGCTATTTTCCCTATCGACACTACCCAACACGTTGGTTATGGGAATCCCATTGCTCCGGGCGATGTACGGAGACTTTTCAGGAAACTTGATGGTGCAAATCGTGGTGCTTCAAAGTATCATATGGTATACACTAATGCTATTCTTGTTCGAGTTCCGTGGTGCTAAGCTTCTCATCTCCGAGCAATTCCCTGAAACCGCCGGTTCCATCACTTCTTTCCGAGTTGATTCTGATGTTCTCTCTCTCAATGGCCGTGAACCCCTCGAG ACCGATGCGGAGATAGGTGACGACGGAAAGCTCCACGTGGTGGTCCGAAGATCAAGCGCTGCCTCATCGATGATCTCATCGTTCAACAAATCCCACGGCGGAGGACTTAACTCCTCCATGATAACACCACGTGCCTCAAATCTCACTGGCGTCGAAATATACTCTGTCCAGTCGTCTAGAGAGCCAACGCCGAGAGCTTCGAGCTTTAACCAGACAGACTTTTACGCTATGTTTAACGCTAGCAAAGCTCCGAGCCCTCGTCACGGCTACACCAATAGCTATGGAGGCCCCGGATCAGGCCCCGGAGGAGATGTTTACTCTCTTCAGTCGTCTAAAGGAGTGACGCCGAGAACGTCAAATTTTGACGAGGAAGCTTTGAAGAACGCGAAGAAAGGAGGTAGAGGAGCGAAAAGTATGAGTGGTGAATTGTACAACAATAACACTG TTCCGTCGTACCCACCACCGAACCCGATGTTCAAGGGGTCAACGAGCGGAGCAAGTGGAGTCAAGAAAAAGGAAAGTGTAGGTGGTGGTGGAGGCAGCGGCGGAGGAGGAGAACAGAACAAGGAGATGAACATGTTTGTGTGGAGTTCGAGTGCTTCTCCGGTGTCGGAAGCCCACGCGAGGAACGCTATTACCAGAGGCGCCTCCACCGATTCATCAACCGACCCTAAGGCTTATCTTCCACCTCACGAAAACCTCGCTTCCAAAG CGATGCACAATCTGATAGAGAACATGACGCCCGGAAGAAAAGCGCATGTGGAGATGGACCAAGAGGGCAATAACGAAGGGAAGTCAGGGGTAAATTCGTCACCTTACAACGGAAAGAAGGGCAGTGACGTGGAAGACGGTGGTCCCGGCGGTCCAAGGAAACAGCAGATGCCGCCGGCCAGCGTGATGACGAGACTAATATTGATAATGGTTTGGAGAAAACTTATTCGAAACCCTAACACTTACTCTAGTCTCTTTGGCCTTGCCTGGTCCCTTATCTCCTTCAA GTGGAATATAAAGATGCCAACAATAATGAGTGGATCGATTTCGATATTATCTGATGCAGGTCTTGGCATGGCTATGTTTAGTCTTG GTCTCTTTATGGCATTGCAACCGAAGATAATTGCATGCGGAAAATCAGTGGCAGTCTTCGCGATGGCCGTGAGGTTCTTGACCGGACCAGCTGTAATCGCAGCCACCTCAATTGCAATTGGTCTTCGAGGCAGTCTCCTCCATGTCGCCATCGTTCAG gCTGCTCTTCCTCAAGGAATCGTTCCTTTTGTTTTCGCCAAGGAATATAACGTCCATCCTGATATTCTCAGCACTGC GGTTATATTCGGAATGCTGGTTGCTTTGCCTGTAACAGTACTCTACTACGTTCTTTTGGGCATTTAA
- the BNAA03G10440D gene encoding glyoxylase I 4 produces MASIFRPSISLDLRPKVTCTNLSTKERLDFHNKSLRKEKLNIRLRGVKANQAQGTSVVTEEKELNNKTDYGVVGVHHVGLLCENLERSLEFYQNTLGLEINEARPHDKLPYRGAWLWVGSEMIHLMELPNPDPLTGRPEHGGRDRHACIAIRDVSVLKEILDKAGIAYTMSKSGRPAIFTRDPDTNALEFTQV; encoded by the exons ATGGCGTCTATTTTCAGACCTTCAATTTCACTAGACCTACGACCAAAG GTGACCTGCACGAATCTCTCCACAAAAGAACGACTTGACTTTCACAACAAGAGTCTGAGAAAAGAGAAGCTTAACATTAGGTTACGTGGAGTTAAAGCTAATCAAGCACAAGGGACTAGTGTGGTTACAGAAGAGAAAGAGCTTAACAACAAAACCG ATTATGGAGTTGTAGGGGTTCACCATGTTGGTCTGCTGTGTGAAAACCTAGAACGGTCACTTGAGTTTTACCAGAACACTCTAGGCCTTGAGATCAATGAGGCAAGGCCACACGATAAGCTTCCATATAGAGGAGCATGGTTATGGGTAGGTTCAGAGATGATTCATCTAATGGAGCTTCCAAATCCTGATCCATTAACTGGTAGACCCGAGCACGGTGGTCGAGATAGACATGCTTGTATCGCAATCCGAGATGTTTCAGTTCTGAAAGAGATTCTGGATAAAGCTG GGATTGCGTATACGATGAGTAAGTCAGGGAGGCCAGCGATATTCACTCGTGATCCAGACACAAACGCTCTTGAGTTTACTCAAGTTTGA
- the LOC106436524 gene encoding U-box domain-containing protein 34 — protein MVVMSNKFFESIGGAPAYSMVAVAVKGSVGDAVGGAASRRALRWTVENLLPNVDRLVLVHVMPNVTTIPSPSGSKIRVEELEESVVAMYKRDLRKEYEQVFVPFKRLCGSSKVETLLMEHDDPAKALLKYVSDSEVECLVLGSCSSSFLTRKKGQEMPLRVLGEAPETCETYVICKDRILTKSTNQLSPDSSSSFRIPQGAEAYTETFSRTRSDKTGLSASSMSSSGRKHARRPASLPHSNPVSRVFSDAQSSTDICLVDDEHTRSVIRHSLVSGNKMQLNPGANIKTPKSDVKSEVAQLRKEVETTLSMYKQACEELVHKQTQVKSLSSECIKETRRVITALEKEEMLRKAAAEEKEKHLKAVKEVQEAKSMLAKEFCERQLAELSALKQSIEKQKVIDQLFLKDGRYRRYTKEEIAAATDNFSSRKIIGEGGYGKVYKCSLDHTPVALKVLKPDSIEKKEEFLREISVLSQLRHPHVVLLLGACPDNGCLVYEYMENGSLDAHISPKKGKPSLSWFIRLRIIYETACGLAFLHNSKPEPIVHRDLKPGNILLDRNFVSKIGDVGLAKLMSEESPDSVTVYRNSIIAGTLYYMDPEYQRTGTIRPKSDLYAFGIIILQLLTARHPNGLLFCVEDAVKRGCFGDMLDGSVRDWPMAEAEELARIAIKCSQLKCRDRPDLDTQVLPALKRILESANERLKIEQDNVRPPSHYYCPILKEIMEDPYIAADGFTYEGRAIRAWIQHNQNVSPVTKHRLKHCDLTPNHTLKSAIQEWRSRSRLDLSTTLGSF, from the exons ATGGTGGTGATGTCGAACAAGTTCttcgaatcgatcggcggagcTCCGGCTTACTCCATGGTAGCCGTCGCGGTCAAAGGATCCGTCGGCGACGCAGTAGGAGGAGCTGCTAGCCGCCGCGCTCTTCGCTGGACCGTCGAGAATCTCCTCCCCAACGTCGATCGGTTAGTTCTAGTTCACGTCATGCCTAACGTCACCACTATTCCATCTCCTT CTGGATCGAAGATTCGGGTGGAGGAATTGGAGGAGAGTGTTGTGGCCATGTATAAGCGAGATCTGAGGAAGGAGTACGAGCAGGTCTTCGTGCCGTTCAAGAGACTCTGCGGTTCGAGTAAA GTTGAGACGTTGTTGATGGAACATGATGATCCCGCTAAGGCGCTTTTGAAGTACGTATCAGATAGTGAGGTTGAGTGTTTAGTGCTTGGCTCTTGCTCCTCTAGTTTCCTCACAAG GAAAAAAGGACAAGAAATGCCATTAAGAGTACTAGGAGAAGCTCCAGAGACATGTGAGACATATGTTATCTGCAAAGATAGAATATTAaccaaatcaaccaatcagttATCTCCAG ATTCATCATCTAGTTTCCGTATACCACAAGGAGCAGAAGCTTATACAGAAACTTTCAGCCGCACACGCTCAGATAAGACCGGCTTGTCTGCTTCATCCATGTCATCCTCAGGCAGGAAGCATGCTCGAAGGCCTGCCTCTTTGCCGCATAGTAATCCAGTCTCTCGAGTGTTTTCTGATGCACAATCTTCCACTGACATCTGTTTGGTCGATGACGAACACACCCGTTCTGTTATTAGACATAGTCTTGTCTCCGGTAATAAAATGCAGTTGAATCCTGGAGCTAACATAAAAACACCAAAG tctGATGTTAAGTCTGAAGTAGCGCAGCTAAGGAAAGAAGTAGAAACCACTCTTTCCATGTACAAGCAAGCTTGTGAAGAGCTAGTTCATAAACAAACACAG GTCAAGTCTCTTTCCTCTGAGTGTATTAAAGAAACGAGAAGGGTCATAACTGCTCTGGAAAAGGAAGAAATGCTGAGAAAAGCAGCAgcagaagagaaagaaaagcaTCTAAAAGCCGTAAAAGAAGTCCAAGAAGCAAAATCAATGCTAGCCAAAGAGTTCTGCGAGAGGCAACTAGCCGAGCTAAGCGCTCTCAAGCAATCCATAGAGAAACAGAAAGTCATCGACCAGCTCTTCCTGAAAGACGGGCGATACAGAAGGTACACAAAAGAAGAAATAGCTGCAGCTACAGATAACTTCTCTTCCCGTAAAATAATCGGTGAAGGAGGATACGGAAAAGTATACAAATGCAGTCTCGATCACACCCCGGTGGCTCTCAAAGTTCTCAAACCAGATTCAATcgagaagaaagaagaatttTTAAGAGAG ATCTCTGTCTTAAGCCAGCTTCGACATCCTCATGTTGTCCTTCTCCTCGGTGCCTGTCCTGATAATGGCTGCCTTGTCTATGAGTACATGGAGAACGGTAGCTTAGATGCTCACATCTCTCCCAAAAAAGGGAAACCATCTCTCTCATGGTTCATAAGACTCAGAATCATCTACGAAACTGCATGCGGCTTAGCTTTCCTCCACAACTCAAAACCCGAGCCAATCGTCCACCGTGACCTCAAGCCAGGAAACATCCTCTTAGACAGAAACTTCGTTAGCAAAATAGGCGACGTTGGACTCGCCAAACTCATGTCAGAAGAGTCACCAGACAGCGTCACGGTTTACAGAAACTCGATCATCGCCGGTACGCTCTACTACATGGACCCTGAGTACCAGAGAACCGGGACCATCAGACCGAAGTCGGATCTTTACGCATTTGGAATCATAATCCTCCAGCTTTTGACCGCCAGGCATCCCAACGGTCTTCTTTTCTGCGTTGAGGACGCGGTGAAGAGAGGCTGTTTCGGAGATATGTTGGATGGATCGGTCAGAGACTGGCCCATGGCCGAAGCGGAAGAGCTGGCTCGTATCGCGATCAAGTGTTCGCAGCTCAAGTGTAGAGACAGACCGGATCTTGATACACAAGTCTTGCCTGCTCTCAAACGGATACTTGAATCTGCAAATGAGAGACTCAAGATAGAACAAGATAACGTACGACCACCAAGTCACTATTATTGTCCAATTCTTAAG GAGATAATGGAAGATCCATATATAGCAGCTGATGGATTCACGTACGAAGGAAGAGCGATAAGAGCTTGGATTCAACATAATCAAAATGTATCTCCTGTGACTAAACATCGGCTCAAACATTGCGATCTCACACCAAACCATACACTCAAATCAGCTATACAAGAGTGGCGATCTCGTTCGCGCTTAGACCTCTCTACTACTCTTGGCTCCTTTTGA
- the LOC106436514 gene encoding lycopene epsilon cyclase, chloroplastic (The RefSeq protein has 4 substitutions compared to this genomic sequence), whose product MECVGARNLAAMAVTAFPSRSSRRRFPAVKRYSFKNLRCGLCSRVVRASVGGGGGGSGGESCVAVREDYADEEDFVKAGGSEIMFVQMQQNKDMDEQSKLVNKLPPISVGDGGALDLVVIGCGPAGLALAAESAKLGLKVGLIGPDLPFTNNYGVWEDEFNDLGLQKCIEHVWRDTIVYLDDDNPITIGRAYGRVNRRLLHEELLKRCAESGVSYLSSKVESITEAPNGLRLVSCERNTVVPCRLATVASGAASGKLLQYELGGPRVCVQTAYGVEVEVENSPYDPEQMVFMDYRDYTNQKVRSLEAEYPTFLYAMPMTKTRVFFEETCLASKDVMPFDLLKKKLMLRLETLGIGILKTYEEEWSYIPVGGSLPNTEQKNLAFGAAASMVHPATGYSVVRSLSEAPNYASVIADILKHDTTSFTKHINISRQAWDTLWPSERKRQRAFFLFGLALIVQLDIGGIRSFFHTFFRLPKWMWQGFLGSTLTSGDLVLFAFYMFIIAPNNLRKGLINHLVSDPTGATMIKTYLRV is encoded by the exons ATGGAGTGTGTTGGTGCTCGCAATTTCGCTGCAATGGCGGTCACTGCTTTTCCTTCTCGGAGCTCCCGGAGGAGGTTTCCGGCGGTGAAGAGATACAGTTTTAAGAATCTTCGCTGCGGTTTGTGTAGTAGAGTCGTCAGAGCTAGCGtcggcggcggaggaggaggctCCGGTGGCGAGAGTTGCGTTGCGGTGAGGGAGGATTACGCTGACGAAGAAGATTTCGTGAAAGCTGGTGGTTCGGAGATTATGTTCGTTCAAATGCAGCAGAACAAGGACATGGATGAACAGTCTAAGCTCGTTGATAAG TTACCTCCTATATCAGTTGGTGATGGTGGTGCTTTGGACCTAGTGGTTATTGGTTGTGGTCCAGCTGGTTTAGCCTTGGCTGCAGAATCAGCTAAGCTTGGATTAAAAGTTGGACTGATTGGTCCGGACCTTCCTTTCACTAACAACTACGGTGTTTGGGAAGATGAGTTCAACg ATCTTGGCTTGCAAAAATGTATTGAGCATGTTTGGAGAGATACCATTGTGTATCTGGACGATGACAATCCCATTACCATCGGTCGTGCTTATGGAAGAGTTAATCGACGGTTACTCCACGAGGAGCTCTTGAGGAG GTGTGCCGAGTCAGGTGTCTCGTATCTTAGCTCAAAAGTTGAGAGCATAACAGAAGCTCCTAATGGCCTTAGGCTCGTTTCCTGTGAAAGAAACACCGTTGTTCCGTGCAGGCTTGCCACTGTTGCGTCTGGAGCAGCTTCAGGGAAGCTCTTGCAGTACGAACTTGGAGGACCTAGAGTCTGTGTCCAAACTGCATATGGCGTGGAGGTTGAG GTGGAAAACAGTCCATATGATCCAGAGCAGATGGTTTTCATGGACTACAGAGATTATACGAACCAGAAAGTTCGGAGCTTAGAAGCTGAGTATCCAACGTTTCTGTACGCCATGCCGATGACAAAGACTAGAGTATTCTTTGAG GAGACATGCTTAGCCTCAAAAGATGTCATGCCATTTGATTTGCTAAAGAAGAAGCTCATGTTAAGATTAGAAACACTCGGAATCAGAATTCTAAAGACTTATGAAGAG GAATGGTCTTATATCCCAGTAGGTGGTTCCTTACCAAACACTGAACAAAAGAATCTCGCCTTTGGCGCTGCAGCTAGCATGGTACATCCCGCTACAG GCTATTCAGTTGTGAGATCTTTGTCTGAAGCTCCAAATTACGCATCAGTCATCGCGGATATACTAAAACACGACACTACTTCCTTCACCAAACACATCAACATTTCAAGACAAG CTTGGGATACATTATGGCCATCAGAAAGGAAACGACAAAGAGCTTTCTTTCTCTTCGGCCTTGCGCTCATAGTTCAACTCGATATCGGAGGCATTAGGAGCTTCTTCCACACTTTCTTCCGTCTTCCAAAATG GATGTGGCAAGGGTTTCTAGGATCAACGTTAACATCAGGAGATCTGGTTCTGTTTGCTTTCTACATGTTCATCATTGCACCAAACAATTTAAGAAAAGGTCTTATTAATCATCTGGTCTCTGATCCAACCGGAGCAACCATGATTAAAACCTATCTCAGAGTATGA
- the LOC106436503 gene encoding casein kinase 1-like protein 12: protein MEARVGNKFRLGRKIGSGSFGEIHLGTHLQTNEEVAIKLENAKTKHPQLLYESKLYRLLQGGTGVPNLKWFGVEGDYNVLVMDLLGPSLEDLFNFCSRKLSLKSVLMLADQMINRVEYFHSKSFLHRDLKPDNFLMGLGRRANQVYIIDFGLAKKYRDNTTHQHIPYRENKNLTGTARYASMNTHLGIEQSRRDDLESLGYILMYFLKGSLPWQGLKAGTKKQKYERISEKKVSTSIESLCRGYPSEFASYFHYCRSLRFDDKPDYGYLKRIFRDLFIREGFQFDYVFDWTILKYQQSQLTAPPTRGPAAGTSSGLPPGLTSTDRYGEEDGGRPPMDSSRRRTSGALENSSAAVRAPMMPSSSLFGQSAGSSRRVTSEELQRSRTGSGLRNSGMVSTSERKRSSSTRKQYDSAIKGIETLHVSDERYHHH, encoded by the exons ATGGAGGCTCGTGTGGGGAACAAGTTTCGTCTCGGACGCAAAATCGGGAGCGGTTCTTTTGGAGAGATCCATCTCG GTACTCATCTTCAAACGAATGAAGAAGTCGCCATCAAGCTT gaaaaTGCCAAGACAAAACATCCACAGCTGCTTTATGAATCCAAGTTATACAGACTTCTACAGGGAGGAA CTGGTGTTCCAAATCTCAAGTGGTTTGGTGTTGAAGGCGACTACAATGTTCTGGTCATGGATTTACTTGGACCTAGTCTTGAAGACTTGTTCAATTTCTGTAGCAGGAAACTTTCTCTCAAGTCCGTCCTCATGCTTGCTGATCAAATG ATAAACCGTGTTGAGTATTTCCATTCGAAATCTTTCCTCCACCGAGATCTCAAGCCTGACAACTTCCTCATGGGGTTAGGGAGACGCGCCAACCAG GTATACATCATCGACTTTGGTCTTGCAAAGAAGTACAGAGATAACACTACTCATCAGCACATTCCTTACCG AGAAAACAAGAATCTCACTGGAACTGCAAGATATGCTAGTATGAACACTCACTTGGGAATTG AACAAAGCAGAAGGGATGACTTAGAATCTCTTGGTTACATTCTCATGTATTTCCTTAAAGGAAG TCTTCCATGGCAAGGGCTTAAAGCTGGaaccaagaaacaaaaatatgagAGAATCAGCGAAAAGAAAGTCTCTACATCCATTGAG TCCTTATGCCGTGGCTACCCATCTGAGTTCGCATCCTACTTCCATTACTGCCGCTCCCTCCGGTTTGATGATAAACCAGATTACGGTTACCTCAAAAGAATATTCAGAGATCTCTTCATCCGCGAAG GGTTTCAATTCGATTATGTCTTTGACTGGACCATACTGAAGTACCAACAGTCACAGCTAACAGCTCCTCCAACACGTGGCCCTGCGGCTGGAACCAGTTCGGGTTTGCCTCCAGGATTGACCAGCACTGATAGATACGGAG agGAAGATGGAGGGAGACCACCGATGGATTCATCAAGAAGGAGAACATCAGGAGCTCTCGAGAACTCATCAGCTGCTGTTAGAGCTCCAATG ATGCCAAGCTCGTCGCTGTTCGGACAATCAGCAGGATCATCGAGGAGAGTAACGTCTGAGGAGCTGCAGAGAAGCCGTACGGGCAGTGGATTGAGAAACTCTGGGATGGTTTCAACGTCGGAGAGGAAGAGATCTTCTTCCACTAGGAAACAATATGATTCTGCTATCAAAGGCATTGAGACTCTCCATGTCTCTGACGAAAGGTATCACCACCATTGA
- the LOC106443286 gene encoding uncharacterized protein LOC106443286 isoform X1 has translation MTDFSMVLGDMKVNGGEIDESKVKAPNMFERAKEEFDAVVGAIHQRKSSKDVSDQMEFISENPEDGNKKPNMMRKAKEEIKSLFHSKEKPHHHKETHGRSDDIDENTHVDEVKAPNVFERAKEEIAAVIDTIHSKKKETDGSNSPKRSRSVSPEKERAGFGCSLGKGLEKICAPWGNNKND, from the exons ATGACTG ATTTTTCTATGGTGTTAGGTGACATGAAGGTTAATGGTGGTGAGATTGATGAGAGCAAAGTCAAAGCGCCAAACATGTTTGAACGGGCCAAAGAGGAGTTCGATGCTGTTGTTGGGGCTATTCATCAACGCAAGAGTTCcaa GGACGTGTCTGATCAAATGGAATTCATATCCGAGAATCCAG AAGATGGAAATAAGAAACCGAATATGATGAGAAAGGCCAAGGAGGAAATCAAATCTCTGTTCCATTCCAAGGAGAAACCTCATCATCACAAAGAAActcatggaaggagtgatgaTATCGATGAGAACACACATGTAGATGAAGTGAAGGCTCCCAATGTTTTCGAGAGAGCCAAGGAAGAGATAGCGGCTGTCATCGACACCATCCATTCCAAGAAGAAGGAGACTGACGGTTCTAATTCTCCTAAGCGTTCCCGGTCTGTCTCACCGGAGAAGGAGAGAGCTGGATTCGGATGCTCTCTTGGAAAGGGGCTGGAAAAGATTTGTGCTCCTTGGGGgaataataaaaacgattgA
- the LOC106443286 gene encoding uncharacterized protein LOC106443286 isoform X2, whose amino-acid sequence MTGDMKVNGGEIDESKVKAPNMFERAKEEFDAVVGAIHQRKSSKDVSDQMEFISENPEDGNKKPNMMRKAKEEIKSLFHSKEKPHHHKETHGRSDDIDENTHVDEVKAPNVFERAKEEIAAVIDTIHSKKKETDGSNSPKRSRSVSPEKERAGFGCSLGKGLEKICAPWGNNKND is encoded by the exons ATGACTG GTGACATGAAGGTTAATGGTGGTGAGATTGATGAGAGCAAAGTCAAAGCGCCAAACATGTTTGAACGGGCCAAAGAGGAGTTCGATGCTGTTGTTGGGGCTATTCATCAACGCAAGAGTTCcaa GGACGTGTCTGATCAAATGGAATTCATATCCGAGAATCCAG AAGATGGAAATAAGAAACCGAATATGATGAGAAAGGCCAAGGAGGAAATCAAATCTCTGTTCCATTCCAAGGAGAAACCTCATCATCACAAAGAAActcatggaaggagtgatgaTATCGATGAGAACACACATGTAGATGAAGTGAAGGCTCCCAATGTTTTCGAGAGAGCCAAGGAAGAGATAGCGGCTGTCATCGACACCATCCATTCCAAGAAGAAGGAGACTGACGGTTCTAATTCTCCTAAGCGTTCCCGGTCTGTCTCACCGGAGAAGGAGAGAGCTGGATTCGGATGCTCTCTTGGAAAGGGGCTGGAAAAGATTTGTGCTCCTTGGGGgaataataaaaacgattgA